The following proteins are encoded in a genomic region of Anticarsia gemmatalis isolate Benzon Research Colony breed Stoneville strain chromosome 17, ilAntGemm2 primary, whole genome shotgun sequence:
- the LOC142980056 gene encoding uncharacterized protein LOC142980056 isoform X3: MAKKKVEIFVHIQNEKEFETIIKNKAKELICAEVFSNAFGYCTALDRLFNIIKLDWSNGKIILLKVPADEVTVLERFRDQSEPVYLFISNMKVTKVFRGVDMVRFGEVTKKELQYHSEESAGVDVGRRVYELDEPTPDELAWMSARETEKEEELQSWASRREARQAVRKRHRAELMVPHLKDLNFVVYWPHCLHAHPELYERWDANNIVMVGREMIDITEENVADIFYLGDAPLNEASLQKLYSGPALALCLRLLDDKCFTTLVRQILYEDIPPPPDDAKALAEYRRVTAFDYYKIYSPTRHEIMRQRAEDKIRRREEAKEKRARRLSEMQRLARQAIEEAVEAKKAAREQKKLELLKSGKVDELEKLKQEPEDNEVSIVIPEELSDEEVEESSEEEDPDEYFPPPGLVIPGFYSPPNDIAKSNGLAVLFPKLVHDKVTPASEFLPPHVLVMLDIAKRHKAIDAMAPHKRAIINMGIFKASSPYTSVHIAYSVKQFDTLDMDSLNLDEIKIVFMLSVVSDIPLLQLTELNPYHVSRDSVIGEEECAAMFPVDYGDDYDQFEDF; encoded by the exons GTGCAGAAGTGTTCAGCAATGCATTTGGATATTGTACGGCACTGGACAGACTGTTCAATATTATCAAGTTGGATTGGAGTAATGGCAAGATTATATTGCTTAAG GTCCCGGCTGATGAAGTAACCGTTTTGGAAAGATTCCGCGATCAAAGCGAGCCTGTCTACTTATTTATATCG AATATGAAAGTAACCAAAGTCTTTCGCGGCGTGGACATGGTAAGGTTCGGCGAAGTGACCAAGAAAGAGCTGCAGTACCATAGTGAGGAGTCAGCCGGTGTGGATGTAGGGAGACGAGTGTATGAGCTCGATGAACCGACACCTGATGAACTG GCGTGGATGTCAGCCAGAGAAACAGAAAAAGAGGAAGAACTACAATCATGGGCATCCCGCCGGGAAGCCCGTCAGGCAGTCAGAAAGCGCCACCGAGCAGAACTGATGGTTCCTCATCTAAAAGACCTGAACTTCGTGGTCTACTGGCCACATTGTCTCCACGCTCACCCCGAGTTGTATGAACGGTGGGACGCTAACA ACATAGTGATGGTCGGCCGCGAGATGATCGACATCACGGAAGAGAACGTAGCTGATATATTCTACCTGGGAGACGCTCCACTCAATGAGGCTTCGCTGCAGAAATTGTACTCAGGACCCGCCTTAGCACTGTGCTTGCGGTTACTTGATGATAAGTGTTTTACAA CGTTAGTACGTCAAATATTATACGAGGATATTCCACCACCGCCGGACGATGCGAAGGCTTTAGCGGAATACCGCAGGGTCACCGCGTTTGACTACTACAAGATCTACAGTCCCACGAGACATGAGATCATGAGACAACGAGCTGAAGACAAGATTAGACGAAGG GAGGAAGCTAAAGAGAAACGTGCCCGGCGTCTATCAGAGATGCAGCGTTTAGCTCGACAAGCTATAGAAGAAGCGGTGGAAGCGAAAAAGGCTGCCAGGGAACAAAAAAAACTGGAGCTATTGAAATCTGGT AAAGTAGACGAGTTAGAGAAATTGAAACAAGAACCGGAAGACAATGAAGTTTCCATCGTGATTCCAGAA GAGTTGAGTGATGAAGAAGTGGAGGAGTCTTCGGAGGAGGAGGACCCTGATGAGTACTTTCCACCACCAGGGCTTGTCATCCCAGGGTTCTATTCACCTCCCAATGATATCGCCAAGAGCAACGGATTGGCTGTTCTGTTTCCCAAG TTGGTGCACGATAAAGTGACGCCGGCGTCGGAGTTCCTTCCTCCTCATGTGTTGGTCATGTTAGACATAGCTAAACGGCACAAAGCTATAGATGCCATGGCACCACATAAGCGTGctattataaat ATGGGAATATTTAAGGCATCCTCTCCATACACTAGCGTTCATATTGCATACAGTGTGAAGCAATTTGATACTTTAGATATGGATTCCTTGAATCT TGATGAAATAAAGATAGTTTTCATGCTATCTGTGGTAAGCGATATACCGCTACTACAGTTAACGGAATTGAACCCGTATCATGTGAGTCGGGATTCTGTTATCGGCGAAGAAGAATGCGCTGCGATGTTCCCAGTCGATTATGGCGATGATTATGATCAGTTCGAAGACTTTTAA
- the LOC142980086 gene encoding uncharacterized protein LOC142980086, whose product MDFRIYYIVLISLSLVESCLVSFNRYSCYFDVICTDQLDPNLNWDRFRRDYQGEACDRSIHYNGYLLYPVNLVYRQTDIDTSVPIPKTYQWGSQIMDIVYIFDLSRQGYDEMPVIKSMDHLAIINMTGNQLTTAILSNMNELNSLTEIDLSHNTISSIQGNTYPHPFSNMRTINLSHNYIVKIPDAVFDEIDNLQNLDLSYNYIDLLSAFTFEGIRKLSKLNLSNNRLTGVNSSLFRFSDLTKLDLSFNRIKDLKVNDFDRLGKLEQLDLNSNLIKSIDADVFKSVVSLNIIDLSNNQLETMNKNTFANFQSLVSVDLSKNQIKSMPVSVFKNSSIYTFFINQNRLEGSLEKGMFYGINVTRLDLSDQFLTEIGDYAFYYLIRLDTLLLNSNRIRSLSNLCFSTLTNLQQLDLSNNKITDIDFDKKDLSGLQTLLLKNNHLTQIKEEQLQHLTGLEYLDISENQISRLEPSSFKSLSNLINLEIYSNSLLGTLETGTFDGLTLLPGLDISRNKLTAVQNASFNGMSELKQLNMSACELSEIQYNVFVHTGYIETLDLSYNKLEDFNVNTTELVNLSVLMLNNNLIKVISSSSFKGLSRLNTITLSQNSIEDVNGKSFDSLLDLRHFDLSYNEKLNFSVSMLKKVKNLHTIILSGIKTSINLTDIGKDIPITNIVLSNSSINNINNLGLRDMTRLDTLKLSYNNISKLQIGDFTGISTLTYLDLSFNKISYIQPGVFKDNIHLNSLNMSHNSLTTIGYGIFRGLLYLNVLDLSYNNLRDLQSERFYEVNSLTELIVDNNKIDTITAEDFVGSRLTILSIGDNPLSCQLLVQLRKKGVRFELTAIRKDEHNHENINGVTCNKVQTNEQAPPYLPDKVVDNNDVLNGLRNILNNLTKNTEQDNKEIKALDKITDVLEKSNAVLNEKLSFLSDLTSRNIDLNNRTNMLLYKIMKSLDQNHPSGPADTSIVRLVGIPTTTTTTTTITPLVDHNSEVNQTVDVIPYIQQVKKELENTIAIEKQNIIHDIESKFSLNKYESESLPSGVAHEKLVSNVEGSKSLFTETCVALILFILVGLVLYKFYKSRMFIRNRFSYSTRELPGSMENSAL is encoded by the exons ATGGATTTTCGCATATATT ATATCGTCCTCATATCACTAAGCCTTGTGGAATCATGCTTGGTGTCATTCAACCGATACTCGTGCTACTTCGACGTGATTTGTACCGATCAGTTGGACCCCAATCTCAACTGGGACAGATTTAGAAGAGATTACCAAGGTGAAGCCTGCGACAGATCTATACACTACAATGGATACCTACTTTACCCCGTGAACCTTGTctacagacaaacagacatagACACAAGTGTGCCTATACCAAAAACTTACCAATGGGGAAGTCAGATCATGGATATAGTCTACATTTTTGACTTAAGCCGTCAAGGATACGATGAAATGCCAGTCATAAAATCAATGGACCATCTAGCTATTATTAACATGACTGGCAATCAGCTGACAACAGCAATACTGTCGAACATGAACGAACTAAATTCGTTAACTGAGATAGATCTGTCCCATAATACTATAAGCAGCATCCAAGGTAACACGTACCCACACCCGTTCAGCAACATGAGAACTATAAACTTATCTCATAACTACATAGTAAAAATTCCCGACGCAGTCTTTGATGAAATCGATAATTTACAGAATCTTGACTTGTCTTACAATTACATTGATTTACTAAGTGCGTTCACATTTGAAGGTATACGAAAACTGTCTAAACTAAACTTATCAAACAATAGGTTAACCGGTGTTAATTCTTCCTTATTTAGGTTCAGTGACCTTACCAAGCTTGACCTTAGTTTCAACAGAATAAAAGATTTGAAAGTCAACGATTTTGATCGATTAGGGAAACTAGAACAGTTGGATTTAAATTCTAATCTTATTAAGTCGATTGATGCCGATGTTTTCAAATCTGTGGTCTCTCTTAATATAATAGATTTAAGTAATAACCAACTAGAAACCATGAACAAAAACACTTTTGCAAATTTTCAGTCATTGGTAAGCGTAGATCTGTCGAAAAATCAAATTAAGTCTATGCCTGTAAGCGTGTTTAAAAATTCTTCAATATACACTTtctttattaatcaaaatagaCTCGAAGGGTCACTGGAAAAAGGCATGTTTTATGGAATTAATGTAACCAGGTTAGACCTCAGTGATCAATTTCTGACTGAAATTGGAGACTACGCTTTTTACTATCTCATAAGGCTTGACACGTTGCTGCTCAATTCTAATCGGATTCGGTCCCTATCTAACTTATGCTTTAGCACTCTTACAAATCTCCAACAATTAGATTTGtctaacaacaaaataacagACATAGACTTCGACAAAAAGGATCTGAGCGGACTTCAAACGTTgctcttaaaaaataatcacttgACGCAAATAAAAGAAGAACAGTTGCAACATTTGACTGGTCTTGAATATTTAGATATATCTGAAAATCAAATATCTCGGTTAGAACCAAGTTCGTTTAAATCTTTAAGCAATTTGATCAATTTGGAAATTTATAGCAACAGTTTATTGGGAACGTTAGAAACTGGTACATTTGACGGCTTGACTTTATTACCCGGTCTCGACATTTCTCGTAATAAGTTAACTGCAGTGCAAAACGCTTCGTTTAACGGTATGAGTGAATTAAAACAACTTAACATGTCAGCTTGTGAACTAAGCGAAATACAATACAACGTGTTTGTACACACAGGGTATATAGAAACGCTAGATTTGTCATACAACAAACTGGAAGACTTTAACGTTAACACAACCGAATTAGTCAACTTGTCCGTTTTGATGTTGAATAACAatcttataaaagtaatttcatcTTCTTCATTTAAAGGATTGTCTCGGTTGAATACGATTACTTTATCACAAAACAGTATAGAGGATGTGAATGGTAAATCATTTGATAGTTTGTTAGACTTACGCCACTTCGATCTATCTTACAATGAAAAATTGAACTTCTCTGTTTCAATGTTGAAGAAGGTTAAGAATTTACACACTATTATTTTATCTGGCATTAAAACATCGATTAACTTGACAGATATAGGGAAGGACATTCCCATAACAAATATTGTGTTATCAAACTCCagcattaataacattaataatttagGTCTCCGCGATATGACTCGTTtagatactttaaaattaagttataacaatatttctaagTTACAAATTGGCGATTTTACTGGCATAAGCACGCTTACTTATCTGGATttaagttttaacaaaatatcttaCATTCAGCCAGGtgtatttaaagataatattcatttaaattcacTTAATATGTCACATAATTCATTAACAACAATTGGTTACGGAATATTCCGCggattattgtatttaaatgttttagatCTGTCATACAACAATTTACGAGACTTGCAAAGTGAAAGATTTTACGAGGTAAACAGTTTAACAGAATTAATTGtagataacaataaaatcgATACGATTACTGCTGAAGATTTTGTTGGTTCACGATTAACAATATTAAGTATCGGTGATAATCCTCTATCTTGTCAGCTATTAGTTCAACTACGTAAGAAAGGAGTACGTTTTGAATTAACAGCAATAAGAAAAGATGAACACAATCACGAAAATATTAATGGTGTAACGTGTAACAAAGTTCAAACAAATGAACAAGCACCACCGTACCTTCCTGATAAAGTAGTGGACAATAACGATGTATTAAACGGGCTTcgtaatatattaaacaatttaacgAAAAATACTGAACAAGACAACAAAGAAATTAAGGCTCTTGATAAAATAACAGATGTTTTAGAAAAATCCAACGCTGTGTTAAATGAAAAGTTATCTTTCCTAAGTGATTTGACATCTAGAAATATTGATTTGAATAATAGAACTAATATGTTGTTGTACAAAATTATGAAATCGTTAGACCAGAATCATCCTTCAGGGCCGGCTGATACATCTATTGTACGCTTAGTAGGAATCCCAACAACAACGACTACGACAACAACGATAACGCCTTTAGTAGACCACAATTCCGAAGTAAATCAAACTGTAGACGTCATTCCGTACATTCAACAAGTTAAAAAAGAATTAGAAAACACTATAGCAATAGAAAAGCAAAACATAATTCATGATATTGAAAgcaaattttctttgaataaatatgaaagtgaATCTTTACCTTCGGGCGTAGCTCATGAGAAATTAGTATCAAATGTTGAAGGGTCTAAATCATTGTTTACAGAAACATGTGTTGCattaattctgtttattttagTAGGTCTAGTATTGTACAAGTTTTATAAGTCTAGAATGTTTATAAGAAATAGATTTTCGTATAGCACTCGTGAGCTGCCCGGGTCTATGGAGAATTCTGCTCTTTGA
- the LOC142980056 gene encoding uncharacterized protein LOC142980056 isoform X2: MQNFVNRRSIMFKVNQLLLMLAGISVASCYCPLEDIRSTGKCEFFITCINTIRDVSLPPTCLEATNYPVSVHVTLNEAIDRFDNDVDINFLSTITFLKISANWKESSLALLQYTSRLRFLDLAQTCLERLSGSPFYHLSRLMELNLSHNKLTEIKDLFVFENQPNRLKKLSLAYNAIGDVPGYAFEELSSLTELDLSYNIISDLTEEPFYNLTKLAILKLNNNRIKDLNGALNSLRNLKHLYLRGNEIQNIDDSSLKIIEHLETFDVSLNQLEKIKPIMFSRHWNHFGNHSVCKIILSENQISNIPNATSIEISSRYVRNLDKHSVDIFTELDLSANSIEKIEYNAFQSLIRVISLNLAQNRIVEFIVNPDDLACVKFLNLSSNYISHLYFKSFYRMNNLHNLDLSYNRLDFIPDMTFNNNYNLKLVNMTYNEIEKLDGLHITMFHPEGGVLDLSNNGLYELKVPYGEGMRLVTLILRSNNISDCSLVNLQHQTELQYLDVSKNLITWLDKSSVYLPSSLVRLDLTCNNLHRIGPSSFGSLENLQYLYLGHNHLTEIDYGTFEGLSSLRNLDLSYNRITYLDSKFFMDLKSLQTLSVRSNAMQFLDYKSWYYHKNDLQVYVDNNNLTCEWLRNALADFHNGYSRMEPVVLISSGRVNSVEGIPCMVDDSAALTDRSYNTMTDERLLVVTKKILEALEQQTNFLMYFRHVLVDKPKHVKSSQSSA, from the exons ATGCAG aattttGTAAACCGGAGATCCATCATGTTTAAAG ttAACCAACTGCTGCTGATGCTGGCTGGCATTTCAGTAGCATCATGCTACTGCCCACTCGAAGACATCCGTTCAACCGGCAAGTGTGAGTTCTTCATCACTTGCATCAACACCATTCGTGACGTCAGCCTGCCTCCGACATGTCTCGAAGCCACTAACTACCCCGTCAGCGTCCACGTCACACTGAACGAAGCCATCGACAGGTTTGACAACGATGTCGACATCAACTTCCTTTCAACCATCACTTTCCTCAAAATCTCAGCGAACTGGAAAGAAAGCAGCTTAGCCTTACTCCAGTACACCAGCAGACTACGTTTTCTAGACCTCGCCCAAACCTGCCTCGAAAGACTTTCAGGGTCACCTTTCTACCATCTAAGCCGTCTTATGGAACTCAATCTATCTCATAACAAGCTCACGGAAATCAAAGATTTGTTTGTCTTCGAGAACCAACCAAACAGACTCAAGAAATTGTCCCTCGCGTACAACGCCATTGGAGATGTCCCTGGCTATGCATTTGAAGAACTATCCTCATTGACCGAACTCGATCTTTCTTACAATATCATTTCCGATCTAACCGAGGAGCCGTTTTACAATCTAACAAAACTTGCCATATTGAAGTTAAATAATAACAGAATAAAAGACCTTAATGGTGCCCTGAACAGCCTCCGTAACTTGAAACATTTGTATCTCAGAGGCAATGAGATACAAAATATTGATGATAGTTCCCTCAAAATTATTGAACATTTAGAAACATTTGACGTGTCTCTCAATCAGTTGGAAAAAATCAAACCCATAATGTTCTCAAGGCACTGGAACCACTTCGGTAATCATTCAGTTTGCAAAATAATACTTTCTGAGAATCAAATCTCCAATATTCCAAATGCCACGTCCATTGAAATTTCCTCCAGATATGTTCGAAATTTAGACAAACATTCTGTAGACATATTCACAGAACTAGATCTTTCCGCAAATTCTATAGAAAAAATTGAATACAACGCCTTTCAATCTTTGATACGAGTGATAAGCCTCAACTTGGCTCAGAATAGGATAGTCGAGTTTATTGTGAACCCGGACGACCTCGCTTGCgttaaatttttgaatttaagCAGTAACTATATCTCGCACTTGTACTTTAAGAGCTTCTACCGCATGAACAACTTGCACAACCTTGATTTATCTTATAACAGACTAGATTTTATACCCGACATGACgtttaataacaattacaaCTTGAAACTCGTTAATATGACATACAACGAGATAGAGAAACTAGATGGTCTTCATATTACTATGTTTCACCCTGAGGGGGGCGTGCTGGACCTATCAAACAATGGCCTGTATGAGTTAAAAGTTCCTTACGGGGAAGGTATGCGTTTGGTCACCTTAATTTTGcgttcaaataatatttcagacTGTTCACTTGTTAACTTGCAGCATCAGACAGAATTGCAATATTTAGATGTTAGTAAGAATCTTATTACATGGTTAGATAAATCGTCCGTATATCTTCCATCGAGTCTCGTTCGTTTGGATCTGACGTGCAATAACCTGCATAGGATTGGTCCTTCGTCATTTGGTTCGTTAGAAAACTTGCAATATCTTTACTTAGGGCACAATCATTTGACTGAAATAGATTACGGTACATTTGAAGGTCTGTCTTCACTTAGAAATCTAGATTTGTCGTACAATAGAATAACGTACTTGGATTCGAAATTTTTCATGGACTTGAAGTCGCTTCAAACGTTGTCAGTGAGGTCTAATGCTATGCAGTTTTTGGACTACAAAAGCTGGTATTATCACAAAAATGATTTGCAAGTGTATGtggataataataatttaacatgtGAGTGGTTAAGAAATGCGTTGGCAGACTTTCATAATGGGTATTCGCGGATGGAGCCTGTAGTACTGATAAGTTCGGGAAGGGTTAATTCTGTTGAAGGTATACCTTGTATGGTAGACGATAGTGCTGCTTTAACTGACAGGTCTTACAATACTATGACGGATGAAAGGTTATTAGTTGTGACAAAGAAGATTCTGGAAGCTTTAGAACAGCAGACTAATTTCTTGATGTACTTTAGGCACGTTCTTGTGGATAAGCCTAAACATGTTAAGTCATCGCAATCCAGTGCttag